One region of Mycolicibacterium insubricum genomic DNA includes:
- a CDS encoding histidine phosphatase family protein, which yields MQLIAIRHALPLRSEPGHGADPALSEIGVEQAARLPEALDRFRIARVVSSPQRRAVQTAEPVAAARGLPIEIDERLAEYDRGMAEYLPVEQLRTERPEAWARMVAGQLPAGVDEQAFRERIRAAVGELVAATDPADTVAIFSHGGVINVLLHELLGTRALLAFTIDYASLTRVLYSRRGTVRVAAVNSADHVWDLLPSRVRD from the coding sequence GTGCAGCTGATCGCGATCCGGCACGCCCTGCCGCTGCGCAGCGAACCCGGCCACGGTGCCGACCCGGCGCTCTCGGAGATCGGCGTCGAGCAGGCCGCCCGGCTGCCCGAGGCGCTGGACCGGTTCCGGATCGCGCGTGTCGTCAGCAGCCCGCAGCGCCGCGCTGTGCAGACCGCCGAGCCGGTGGCCGCCGCGCGGGGACTGCCCATCGAGATCGACGAGCGGCTGGCCGAATACGACCGCGGGATGGCCGAGTATCTGCCCGTGGAGCAACTGCGCACCGAACGGCCCGAAGCGTGGGCCCGGATGGTGGCCGGGCAGCTGCCCGCCGGGGTCGACGAGCAGGCCTTCCGGGAACGGATCCGAGCGGCGGTCGGGGAGCTCGTCGCGGCCACCGATCCCGCCGACACCGTCGCGATCTTCAGCCACGGCGGGGTGATCAACGTGCTGCTGCACGAGTTGCTGGGCACCCGCGCGCTGCTGGCGTTCACCATCGACTACGCGTCGCTCACCCGGGTGCTGTACTCCCGGCGCGGGACGGTGCGGGTCGCCGCGGTGAACTCCGCCGACCACGTCTGGGATCTGCTGCCCAGCCGCGTCCGCGACTGA
- a CDS encoding TetR/AcrR family transcriptional regulator gives MTGPRKFSMDEIARAGRIGRATLYLHFPGKEALIGATVERELSRFFAKVTAAVEPVDDPEDRLVAGFATGYRALRDHQALQTILRTNPDAIRTYFMGPQSPAMERSREFIVSLTRGENIPEEMRAPFAEHVARCVHSLVPTPGGVLDIDGPEGPENYARNFLVPVLHRILDGAGIASV, from the coding sequence GTGACCGGCCCCCGCAAGTTCTCCATGGACGAGATCGCGCGGGCCGGCCGGATCGGGCGCGCGACGCTCTACCTGCATTTCCCGGGCAAGGAGGCCCTGATCGGGGCCACTGTGGAACGGGAGCTGTCCCGTTTCTTCGCCAAGGTCACCGCCGCCGTCGAACCCGTCGATGACCCCGAGGACCGGTTGGTCGCCGGGTTTGCCACCGGATACCGGGCGTTGCGGGACCACCAGGCGCTGCAGACCATCCTGCGCACCAACCCCGACGCCATCCGGACCTACTTCATGGGGCCGCAGAGTCCGGCGATGGAGCGATCGCGCGAGTTCATCGTGTCACTGACACGCGGTGAGAACATCCCGGAGGAGATGCGGGCGCCGTTCGCCGAACACGTCGCCCGCTGCGTGCACTCCCTGGTGCCGACCCCGGGTGGGGTGCTCGACATCGATGGCCCCGAGGGACCGGAGAACTACGCGCGCAACTTCCTGGTGCCGGTACTGCACCGGATTCTCGACGGCGCGGGGATCGCGTCGGTCTGA
- a CDS encoding ArnT family glycosyltransferase: MTTTMIDDVTVTDTAPEPTAARPGVRPRWERSALAALLILTAALYLWSLGSLGYGNQFYAAAVQAGTQDLRAWLFGSLDSANAITVDKPPASIWVMAAAGRIFGFNSWSMLVPQALMGVGSVGLLYAAVRRTNGPAAGLLAGTVLALTPVAALMFRYNNPDALLVLLLVVAAYAVVRAIDANPTRWVALSGVALGFAFLTKLMQAFLVIPALAAVVLVATAGGVWTRVRNLLIGLAAMIASAGWYLLLVQLWPADARPYIGGSTDNSLLELAIGYNGLGRVLGGSGNPTRTPGGSGGPGGPGGAAFGGDPGFTRMFGEAFGTEISWLLPAAVIGLIAGAWFTRRGMRTDRTRAALLLWGGWMVVTAGVLSYMKGILHPYYTIALAPGVAGVIGVAVVELWRGRAYFASRLVLGLMLAVTGVWSFVLLDRTPDWLPWLRWTVLVGAIAVAAVLIVGLDRRRSAALAVAGLLLGLAPTAAYTLETVIAAHSGGLPTSGPARGGSAMPRPPGGGQDQDTTALEHLLTSTQTRWAAATVGSHTAGDLELKTGAAIMAIGGFSGGDDAPTPEQFQRYVADGQIRYFLIGQGFGGRKGPGGFGGGTDSAGNQISAWVKDNFASQTVDGVTVYDLQG, translated from the coding sequence ATGACCACGACCATGATCGATGACGTGACCGTCACCGACACCGCCCCGGAGCCGACGGCCGCCCGCCCGGGGGTTCGGCCGCGCTGGGAGCGGTCCGCGCTGGCTGCCCTGCTGATCCTCACCGCGGCGCTGTACCTGTGGTCACTCGGCTCGCTGGGGTACGGCAACCAGTTCTACGCCGCGGCCGTGCAGGCCGGCACCCAGGATCTGCGGGCCTGGCTGTTCGGTTCGCTGGACTCGGCCAACGCGATCACCGTCGACAAGCCGCCGGCGTCGATCTGGGTGATGGCCGCCGCCGGTCGGATCTTCGGCTTCAACTCCTGGAGCATGCTGGTCCCGCAGGCGCTGATGGGCGTCGGGTCCGTCGGGCTGCTCTACGCCGCGGTCCGGCGCACCAACGGCCCGGCCGCCGGTCTGCTGGCCGGAACGGTGCTGGCGCTGACGCCCGTCGCCGCGCTGATGTTCCGCTACAACAACCCCGACGCGCTGCTGGTGCTGCTGCTGGTCGTCGCCGCCTATGCCGTCGTGCGGGCGATCGACGCCAACCCGACGCGGTGGGTGGCGCTGTCCGGGGTAGCGCTGGGGTTCGCCTTCCTGACCAAGCTCATGCAGGCGTTCCTGGTGATCCCGGCGCTGGCCGCCGTCGTGCTGGTCGCCACTGCGGGCGGGGTGTGGACGCGGGTCCGGAACCTGCTGATCGGCCTGGCCGCGATGATCGCGTCCGCCGGCTGGTATCTGCTGCTGGTGCAACTGTGGCCGGCCGATGCGCGTCCCTACATCGGCGGGTCGACCGACAACAGCCTGCTGGAACTGGCGATCGGCTACAACGGGCTGGGCCGGGTGCTCGGCGGATCGGGCAATCCCACCCGCACCCCCGGCGGCTCGGGCGGCCCCGGGGGTCCGGGCGGAGCCGCGTTCGGCGGAGACCCGGGGTTCACCAGGATGTTCGGCGAGGCGTTCGGCACCGAGATTTCCTGGCTGCTGCCGGCCGCGGTGATCGGTCTGATCGCCGGGGCCTGGTTCACCCGCCGCGGGATGCGCACCGACCGGACCCGCGCGGCCCTGCTGCTGTGGGGCGGCTGGATGGTGGTCACCGCGGGCGTGCTGAGTTACATGAAGGGCATCTTGCACCCGTACTACACCATCGCGCTGGCGCCCGGTGTGGCCGGAGTCATCGGTGTCGCGGTGGTCGAATTATGGCGGGGCCGAGCCTATTTCGCATCCCGACTGGTGTTGGGTCTGATGCTCGCCGTCACCGGCGTGTGGAGCTTCGTACTGCTCGACCGCACACCGGACTGGCTGCCGTGGCTGCGCTGGACCGTCCTGGTGGGCGCGATCGCGGTGGCCGCCGTGCTGATCGTCGGGCTCGACCGGCGGCGCAGTGCCGCGCTGGCCGTCGCGGGCCTGCTGCTCGGTTTGGCGCCGACCGCCGCCTACACCCTGGAGACGGTCATCGCCGCGCACAGCGGCGGGTTGCCCACGTCGGGACCGGCACGCGGTGGGTCGGCAATGCCGCGGCCTCCCGGCGGCGGTCAGGACCAGGACACCACGGCGCTGGAGCATCTGCTGACCTCGACGCAGACCCGGTGGGCGGCCGCGACGGTCGGCTCGCACACCGCTGGTGACCTGGAACTCAAGACCGGCGCCGCGATCATGGCGATCGGCGGTTTCTCCGGTGGCGACGACGCCCCGACACCCGAGCAGTTCCAGCGCTACGTCGCCGACGGCCAGATCCGCTACTTCCTGATCGGCCAGGGCTTCGGCGGCCGCAAGGGTCCGGGCGGCTTCGGCGGCGGCACCGACAGCGCCGGGAATCAGATCAGCGCGTGGGTGAAGGACAACTTCGCGTCGCAGACCGTCGACGGGGTCACCGTCTACGACCTGCAGGGCTGA
- a CDS encoding putative glycolipid-binding domain-containing protein — MSASEHESPSAWPAILTWRAQQVSRMESVRVQLSGNRLKAYGRIVSARTETAPAFSASYDLVTDESGATKRLSMTVTLAERERQLSIARDDENMWLVQSQTGQTSRLTFDGALDVDVVFSPFFNALPIRRTALHRRIDSLILPVVYVWLPELEVKPATLSYSSEGDGVINLQSPVANTPLSVDDDGFIVEYPGLAERI, encoded by the coding sequence GTGAGCGCATCCGAGCACGAGAGCCCCAGCGCATGGCCGGCGATCCTGACCTGGCGTGCGCAGCAAGTGTCACGGATGGAGTCGGTGCGGGTTCAGCTCTCCGGCAACCGGCTGAAGGCCTACGGTCGCATCGTGTCTGCCCGCACGGAGACCGCACCGGCGTTCTCCGCCTCCTATGACCTGGTCACCGACGAGTCCGGCGCGACCAAGCGGCTGTCCATGACCGTCACCCTCGCCGAGCGCGAGCGGCAGCTGTCCATCGCCCGCGACGACGAGAACATGTGGCTGGTGCAGAGCCAGACCGGCCAGACCTCCCGGTTGACGTTCGACGGGGCGCTGGACGTCGACGTGGTGTTCAGCCCGTTCTTCAACGCGCTGCCGATCCGGCGGACCGCGCTGCACCGGCGGATCGACTCGCTGATCCTGCCGGTGGTCTACGTCTGGCTGCCCGAGCTCGAGGTCAAGCCCGCCACGCTGAGCTACTCCAGCGAGGGCGACGGGGTGATCAACCTGCAGTCGCCGGTCGCCAACACCCCGCTCAGCGTCGACGACGACGGATTCATCGTGGAGTACCCGGGCCTGGCAGAGCGGATCTGA
- a CDS encoding LapA family protein: MGTHPDPPVEPSKPPATPAVPAPEPSVHVVEDEASRLTRAGALWTALTLGFLVLILLLIFIVQNTEVTKFRFFSLHWELPLGVATLFAAIAGGLVTVAVGMVRIIQLRRVAKKSLKSH; encoded by the coding sequence ATGGGTACTCATCCGGATCCACCCGTCGAGCCGTCGAAGCCGCCGGCCACCCCGGCCGTGCCGGCACCCGAGCCGTCCGTCCATGTCGTCGAGGACGAGGCCAGTCGGCTGACCCGGGCCGGCGCCCTGTGGACGGCGCTGACCCTCGGCTTCCTGGTGTTGATCCTGCTGCTGATCTTCATCGTGCAGAACACCGAGGTGACGAAGTTCAGGTTCTTCTCCTTGCACTGGGAACTCCCGCTGGGGGTGGCGACGCTGTTCGCGGCGATCGCCGGCGGCCTGGTCACCGTCGCCGTCGGCATGGTGCGGATCATCCAGCTGCGCCGGGTGGCCAAGAAGAGCCTCAAGAGCCACTGA
- a CDS encoding prephenate dehydrogenase has protein sequence MCVLGLGLIGGSLLRAATAAGYRAFGYNRGLDGAQAARADGFDVSTDLTATLARAAEVDSLIVIAVPMPALAHLLDRIAHTAPGCALTDVISVKGAVRDAVTAAGLDANFVGGHPMTGTAHSGWAAGDQRLFVGAPWVLTVDDHVDAGNWMTVMRLALDCGAVVVPAKADEHDAAAAAISHLPHLVAEAVAESAADVPLAFALAAGSFRDSTRVAATAPDLVRAMCEANADELLKALDRTIELLERARTTLVEQGSVAELVEAGHASRVRYDNFPRPEVVTVTVGEPGWRAQLAAAGRAGSVIRSALPGPGTPR, from the coding sequence GTGTGTGTCCTGGGGCTCGGCCTCATCGGCGGCTCACTGCTGCGGGCGGCGACCGCGGCCGGCTACCGGGCGTTCGGCTACAACCGCGGTCTCGACGGGGCCCAGGCCGCCCGCGCCGACGGGTTCGACGTCTCCACCGACCTGACCGCGACGCTGGCCCGCGCCGCCGAGGTCGACTCGCTGATCGTCATCGCCGTGCCGATGCCGGCCCTGGCCCACCTGCTCGATCGCATCGCCCATACCGCCCCGGGCTGTGCGCTGACCGATGTGATCAGCGTCAAGGGCGCGGTGCGCGATGCGGTGACCGCGGCCGGCCTGGACGCCAATTTCGTCGGCGGGCATCCGATGACCGGTACCGCCCATTCCGGCTGGGCCGCCGGTGACCAGCGGCTGTTCGTCGGGGCGCCGTGGGTGCTGACCGTCGACGATCACGTCGACGCCGGAAACTGGATGACGGTGATGCGGCTGGCCCTGGACTGCGGCGCGGTGGTCGTTCCGGCGAAGGCCGACGAGCACGACGCGGCCGCCGCCGCGATCTCACACCTGCCGCATCTGGTGGCCGAGGCGGTCGCCGAATCCGCCGCCGACGTCCCGCTGGCGTTCGCGCTGGCCGCCGGGTCGTTCCGGGACTCCACCCGGGTCGCAGCCACCGCCCCCGACCTGGTGCGCGCCATGTGCGAGGCCAACGCCGACGAACTGCTCAAGGCCCTCGACCGCACCATCGAACTGCTCGAACGGGCCCGGACCACGCTCGTCGAACAAGGATCGGTGGCCGAACTGGTGGAGGCCGGGCACGCGTCCCGGGTGCGCTACGACAACTTCCCACGGCCCGAGGTGGTCACCGTGACGGTCGGCGAGCCGGGCTGGCGCGCCCAGCTGGCCGCCGCCGGGCGGGCCGGTTCGGTGATCAGATCCGCTCTGCCAGGCCCGGGTACTCCACGATGA
- a CDS encoding tRNA adenosine deaminase-associated protein → MGAQRASAPEADHPELFGISVVQEDGKWRCAALPATASEGLPAAETQLRELRAAGAVFGLLDIDHEFFVIVRPAPAGTRLLLSDATAALDYDLAAEVLERLDADIDDEELEDSEPFEVGDLEVLSDLGLPAGVLGVILTETELYADEQLTRIAREMGFGAEFAAVLDAFDR, encoded by the coding sequence ATGGGAGCACAGCGGGCGTCCGCGCCGGAAGCCGACCACCCGGAGTTATTCGGGATCTCGGTCGTGCAGGAGGACGGCAAGTGGCGTTGCGCGGCGCTGCCCGCCACCGCATCCGAGGGGCTGCCCGCCGCGGAGACCCAGCTGCGGGAGCTGCGGGCCGCCGGCGCCGTGTTCGGCCTGCTCGACATCGACCACGAGTTTTTCGTCATCGTCCGGCCGGCCCCGGCGGGTACCCGACTGCTGTTGTCGGACGCCACCGCCGCGCTGGACTACGACCTGGCGGCCGAGGTGCTGGAGCGCCTCGACGCCGACATCGACGACGAGGAGCTGGAGGACTCCGAGCCGTTTGAGGTCGGGGACCTCGAGGTGCTGTCCGACCTCGGGCTGCCGGCCGGGGTGCTCGGGGTCATCCTGACCGAAACCGAACTCTATGCCGACGAGCAGCTGACCCGGATCGCCCGGGAGATGGGCTTTGGCGCCGAGTTCGCCGCCGTGCTGGACGCGTTCGACCGCTGA